Proteins encoded in a region of the Mercenaria mercenaria strain notata chromosome 1, MADL_Memer_1, whole genome shotgun sequence genome:
- the LOC123540499 gene encoding ADP-ribosylation factor 1-like: protein MGLLISKLAHTLFIRGRETRILMLGLDNAGKTTVLYKIKLNETMTTIPTIGFNVENLTPVKGVTFTVWDVGGQDRIRALWRHYFNSTEGIVYVVDSSDMERIEEAREELFNVLESEELKGVPIVVFANKQDMLDAMSASEIAQHLYLNMLTGRNWCVQQTSATTGEGLLQAMGELATLAKEFADSKQ, encoded by the exons ATGGGGTTGCTGATTTCAAAACTTGCACATACTCTGTTTATTCGAGGAAGAGAGACTCGGATCCTGATGCTGGGCTTAGACAATGCCG GAAAGACAACAGTGCTCTATAAGATAAAATTAAACGAGACAATGACCACCATTCCAACTATTGGATTCAATGTTGAAAATCTGACACCTGTGAAAGGGGTCACATTCACAGTCTGGGATGTTGGGGGACAGGACAGAATCCGAGCATTGTGGAGACATTACTTTAATTCCACTGAAG GGATAGTGTATGTTGTTGACAGTTCTGACATGGAGCGCATAGAAGAGGCACGTGAAGAACTGTTTAACGTGCTCGAGAGCGAAGAGTTAAAAGGTGTTCCGATTGTTGTATTTGCAAACAAACAAGACATGCTAG ACGCAATGTCAGCATCGGAAATAGCACAGCATCTGTACCTGAACATGTTGACGGGGCGGAACTGGTGTGTACAGCAAACATCTGCTACCACTGGAGAAGGCCTGCTCCAGGCAATGGGAGAGCTCGCAACCCTGGCAAAGGAATTTGCGGATTCAAAACAATGA
- the LOC123540505 gene encoding uncharacterized protein LOC123540505, with the protein MGLFLSKLSKLFEDWGTSQARILMLGLDAAGKTTVLYKIKLNETVATIPTIGFNVETVTPVKGLTFTVWDVGGQDKIRPLWRHYFQNTEGLVYVVDSADRERMSEAREELFGILESDEMRGVPVCIIANKQDLPNALNPSKIIDQLNLHKLTGRKWYVQASCATTGEGIYDGMHQLASMVKEFKKGH; encoded by the exons ATGGGGTTGTTTCTTTCAAAACTTAGTAAATTGTTCGAGGATTGGGGTACTTCGCAGGCGAGAATCTTGATGCTTGGATTAGATGCAGCTG GAAAGACAACAGTACTCTACAAGATCAAACTGAATGAAACAGTAGCAACTATCCCTACCATTGGATTCAACGTAGAAACTGTAACACCTGTGAAAGGCCTCACATTCACTGTGTGGGATGTCGGCGGCCAGGATAAAATCAGACCACTATGGAGGCACTACTTCCAAAACACTGAAG GTCTGGTCTATGTCGTAGACAGCGCAGATCGGGAGAGAATGTCAGAGGCCCGGGAGGAACTGTTCGGTATTCTAGAAAGCGACGAGATGAGAGGCGTACCCGTCTGCATTATAGCGAACAAACAAGATCTCCCAA ATGCTCTGAACCCATCGAAAATTATTGATCAACTAAACTTACACAAGCTCACTGGGCGGAAGTGGTATGTCCAAGCTTCGTGTGCAACTACCGGAGAAGGTATTTACGACGGAATGCACCAGCTAGCTTCAATGGTGAAAGAATTTAAGAAAGGACACTGA
- the LOC123540523 gene encoding LOW QUALITY PROTEIN: uncharacterized protein LOC123540523 (The sequence of the model RefSeq protein was modified relative to this genomic sequence to represent the inferred CDS: substituted 2 bases at 2 genomic stop codons), with protein MGLFLSKLSKLFEDWGTSQARILMLGLDAAGKTTVLYKIKLNETVATIPTIGFNVETVTPVKGLTFTVWDVGGQDKIRPLWRHXFQNTXGLVYVVDSANLKRLSEAREELFGILESDEMRGVPVCIIANKQDLPNALNPPKVIDELNLHSLTGRKWYIQAACATTGEGIYEGMQQLASMVKEFKKGHRIISVN; from the exons ATGGGGTTGTTTCTTTCAAAACTTAGTAAATTGTTCGAGGATTGGGGTACTTCGCAGGCGAGAATCTTAATGCTTGGATTGGATGCAGCTG GAAAGACAACAGTACTCTACAAGATCAAACTGAATGAAACAGTAGCAACTATCCCAACAATAGGATTCAATGTAGAAACTGTAACACCTGTGAAGGGCCTCACATTTACTGTATGGGATGTCGGCGGCCAGGATAAAATCAGACCACTATGGAGACACTAATTCCAAAACACTTAAG GTCTGGTGTATGTCGTAGACAGCGCGAATCTGAAAAGATTGTCAGAGGCCAGGGAAGAACTGTTCGGTATTCTAGAAAGCGACGAGATGAGAGGCGTACCCGTCTGCATTATAGCGAACAAACAAGATCTCCCAA ATGCTCTGAATCCACCGAAAGTTATTGATGAACTAAACTTACACAGTCTCACTGGGCGGAAGTGGTATATTCAAGCTGCTTGCGCAACTACAGGAGAAGGTATTTACGAGGGAATGCAACAGTTAGCTTCAATGGTGAAAGAATTTAAGAAAGGACACCGAATTATATCAgtcaattaa
- the LOC128545890 gene encoding uncharacterized protein LOC128545890, which yields MCSLKRLTQKPHIKTRRSLNAAFYLYRLKDREISKVAQTHRQLLRVLKLFNGKMGLFLSKLSKLFEDWGTSQARILMLGLDAAGKTTVLYKIKLNETVATIPTIGFNVETVTPVKGLTFTVWDVGGQDKIRPLWRHYFQNTEGLVYVVDSADRERMSEAREELFGILESDEMRGVPVCIIANKQDLPNALNPSKVIDELNLHKLTGRKWYVQAACATTGEGIYEGMHQLASMVKAFKKGH from the exons ATGTGTTCGCTGAAACGTTTGACACAAAAGCCGCATATAAAAACGCGGAGAAGTTTAAATGCAGCATTTTATTTATATCGCTTAAAGGACAGGGAAATTAGTAAAGTAGCACAAACCCACAGGCAACTGCTACGCGTACTTAAGTTATTTAACGGCAAAATGGGGTTGTTTCTTTCAAAACTTAGTAAATTGTTCGAGGATTGGGGTACTTCGCAGGCGAGAATCTTAATGCTTGGTTTGGATGCAGCTG GAAAGACAACAGTACTCTACAAGATCAAACTGAATGAAACAGTAGCAACTATCCCTACAATAGGATTCAATGTAGAAACTGTAACACCTGTGAAGGGCCTCACATTTACTGTATGGGATGTCGGCGGTCAGGATAAAATCAGACCGCTATGGAGACACTATTTCCAAAACACTGAAG GTCTAGTCTATGTCGTAGACAGCGCGGATCGGGAGAGAATGTCAGAGGCCCGGGAAGAACTGTTTGGTATTCTAGAAAGCGACGAGATGAGAGGCGTACCCGTCTGCATTATAGCGAACAAACAAGATCTTCCAA ATGCTCTGAATCCATCGAAAGTTATTGATGAACTAAACTTACACAAGCTCACTGGGCGGAAGTGGTATGTCCAAGCTGCGTGCGCAACTACCGGAGAAGGTATTTACGAGGGAATGCACCAGCTAGCATCAATGGTGAAAGCATTTAAGAAAGGACACTGA
- the LOC128557749 gene encoding uncharacterized protein LOC128557749: MGLLISKLAQNLFTRERQTRIQMLGLDNAGKTTVLYKLKLNETVTTIPTIGFNVETVTPLKGVTFNVWDVGGHPRIRALWRHHFTSTEGIVYVVDSSNMERIEEAREVLFNVLGSEELRGVPIVVLANKQDTSGALTASEITQHLYLNKLSGRDWCVQQTCATTGEGLLQAMTQLATLTKEFTDSRR, translated from the exons atgggattATTGATctcaaaacttgcacaaaacctgtTTACTCGAGAAAGACAGACTCGGATCCAGATGCTTGGCTTAGACAATGCTG gaAAGACAACGGTGCTCTATAAGCTAAAGTTAAATGAGACAGTGACCACCATTCCAACTATTGGGTTCAATGTTGAAACTGTAACCCCTCTAAAAGGGGTCACATTCAATGTCTGGGATGTTGGGGGACATCCCAGAATTCGAGCGTTGTGGAGACATCATTTTACTAGCACTGAAG GGATAGTGTATGTTGTAGACAGTTCGAACATGGAGCGCATAGAAGAGGCACGAGAAGTACTGTTTAATGTGCTCGGGAGTGAAGAGTTAAGAGGTGTTCCGATCGTTGTGCTTGCAAACAAACAAGACACGTCAG GTGCATTGACGGCGTCTGAAATAACACAGCATTTGTACTTAAACAAGTTGTCGGGGCGGGACTGGTGTGTACAGCAAACATGTGCTACCACTGGAGAAGGCCTGCTCCAGGCAATGACGCAACTGGCAACCCTGACTAAGGAATTTACAGATTCAAGGCGATGA
- the LOC123540488 gene encoding uncharacterized protein LOC123540488, whose protein sequence is MGLLFSKLSKLFEDWGTSQAKILMLGLDAAGKTTVLYKIKLIETVATIPTIGFNVETVTPVKGLTFTVWDIGGQDKIRPLWRYYFQNIDGLVYVVDSADRERMSEAREELFSITESDEMRGVPVCIIANKQDLPNALNQSKVIDQLHLHKLTGRKWYAQAACATTGEGIYEGMHQLASVVKEFKKEVRRAY, encoded by the exons atggggttgcttttttcaaaactgaGCAAATTATTTGAGGATTGGGGTACTTCACAAGCAAAAATACTGATGCTTGGACTGGATGCTGCAG gAAAGACTACAGTACTGTACAAGATCAAACTGATTGAAACAGTAGCAACTATCCCTACCATTGGATTTAACGTAGAAACTGTAACACCAGTGAAGGGCCTCACATTCACTGTATGGGATATCGGCGGCCAGGACAAAATAAGACCATTATGGAGATATTACTTTCAAAACATTGATG GTCTAGTCTATGTCGTAGACAGCGCGGATCGAGAGCGAATGTCAGAGGCCCGGGAAGAGCTATTCAGTATTACTGAAAGTGATGAGATGAGGGGTGTACCAGTATGTATTATTGCCAACAAACAAGATCTGCCAA ATGCTCTGAATCAGTCAAAGGTAATTGATCAACTACATCTACACAAGCTTACTGGGCGAAAGTGGTATGCCCAAGCTGCATGTGCAACTACCGGAGAAGGTATTTACGAGGGTATGCACCAGCTAGCTTCTGTGGTGAAAGAATTTAAGAAAGAGGTACGCAGGGCTTACTGA